A genomic window from Scophthalmus maximus strain ysfricsl-2021 chromosome 17, ASM2237912v1, whole genome shotgun sequence includes:
- the LOC118288182 gene encoding histone acetyltransferase KAT7 isoform X2 yields MPRRKRTAGSSSDGTEDSDFSADLEHAEVSESAHRRSSTRLTRASLRLSRSSQDNCSSVRSSSPAAVAPDEALDSAAAAAAVTAVAASVFSSGRRVTRSQQVATNTTAKRYPLRQSRSSGSDTEANDLKQSEDRDETPPRTPTGNAPSSESDIEVSSPSNDLVSSSNDIVVSQEEDERLAKELSLKEAAAHDLSHRPKRRRFHESYNFNMKCPTPGCNSLGHLTGRHERHFSISGCPLYHNLSADECKGKASTRDKQTEERTLSHRQDENRHSTRNQAPTERQLRYKEKVTELRRKRNSGLNKEQKDKYMEHRQSHGTSREPLLENITSDYDLELFRKAQARASDDLSTNPPLQPKEESEIFLDKLRLAGQVSEGSNMIKTIVFGRYELDTWYHSPYPEEYARLGRLYMCEFCLKYMKSQTILRRHMAKCVWKHPPGDEIYRKGNISVFEVDGKKNKIYCQNLCLLAKLFLDHKTLYYDVEPFLFYVMTEADNTGCHLVGYFSKEKNSFLNYNVSCILTMPQYMRQGYGKMLIDFSYLLSKVEEKVGSPERPLSDLGLISYRSYWKEVLLRYLNNFQGKEISIKEISQETAVNPVDIVSTLQSLQMLKYWKGKHLVLKRQDLIDDWKAKETKRGNGKTIDPTALKWTPPKGT; encoded by the exons ATGCCCCGGAGAAAG AGGACCGCAGGCAGCAGCTCGGACGGGACTGAGGACTCGGATTTTTCCGCCGACCTCGAACACGCCGAGGTTTCCGAGAGCGCGCACAGGCGCAGCAGCACGCGCCTGACCCGCGCGTCGCTGCGCCTCAGTCGGAGCTCTCAAG atAACTGCAGCTCAGTGCGGAGCAGTTCTCCTGCAGCTGTGGCTCCGGACGAAGCCCtggattcagcagcagcagcagcagcagtgacagcagtGGCAGCGTCGGTCTTCTCCTCCGGGCGCAGGGTCACACGCAGCCAACAGGTGGCGACAAACACCACAGCCAAAAGATACCCCCTGCGCCAGAGCAGGTCGTCTGGCTCAGACACAGAAGCTAATG ACCTAAAGCAGAGTGAGGACCGCGATGAGACCCCTCCCCGCACCCCAACAGGCAACGCCCCATCCTCGGAGTCCGACATCGAGGTTTCCAGCCCAAGCAACGACCTTGTATCTTCCAGCAACGATATTGTAGTttcacaggaggaggacgagagatTGGCCAAAGAGCTGTCGCTCAAAGAGGCCGCCGCTCACGACCTTTCCCACCGGCCAAAGCGACGGCGCTTCCATGAGAGCTACAACTTCAACATGAAATGTCCCACACCTGGCTGCAACTCCCTGG gtCATCTAACAGGGAGGCATGAGAGACATTTCTCCATATCAGGATGTCCTCTTTACCACAACCTGTCTGCTGATGAAtgcaag GGCAAGGCATCGACTCGTGACAAACAGACTGAGGAGAGGACACTGTCACACCGTCAGGACGAGAACAGACATTCCACAAGAAACCAG GCTCCAACAGAGCGTCAGCTACGCTACAAGGAGAAAGTGacggagctgaggaggaagaggaactcTGGACTGAATAAGGAGCAGAAGGATAAGTACATG GAGCACCGTCAAAGCCACGGGACGAGCCGGGAGCCGCTGCTGGAGAACATCACCAGTGACTACGACCTCGAGCTGTTCAGGAAAGCGCAGGCACGTGCCTCGGACGACCTT TCCACAAACCCTCCTCTGCAGCCAAAGGAGGAGTCTGAGATATTTTTG GACAAGCTCCGTCTGGCCGGTCAGGTGTCGGAGGGCAGCAACATGATTAAGACCATCGTGTTCGGTCGCTATGAGCTGGACACCTGGTACCACTCTCCCTATCCGGAGGAGTACGCTCGCCTGGGGAGGCTGTACATGTGCGAGTTCTGCCTTAAGTATATGAAGAGCCAGACCATTCTGCGCAGGCACATG GCTAAGTGTGTGTGGAAGCATCCCCCAGGCGATGAGATCTACAGGAAGGGGAACATCTCTGTCTTTGAGGTGGATGGAAAGAAGAACAAG ATTTACTGCCAGAACTTGTGTTTGCTGGCCAAACTCTTCCTGGACCACAAGACTCTGTATTACGATGTTGAACCTTTCCTCTTCTATGTCATGACTGAAGCTGACAACACGGGGTGCCACCTTGTCGGATACTTCTCTAAG gagaagaaCTCTTTCCTGAACTACAACGTGTCCTGCATCCTCACTATGCCACAGTACATGAGGCAGGGTTACGGCAAGATGCTCATAGACTTCA GTTACCTGTTGTcaaaggtggaggagaaggtgggcTCACCCGAGCGCCCTCTGTCTGACCTGGGTCTTATCAGCTACCGCAGCTACTGGAAGGAGGTGCTGCTGCGCTACCTGAACAACTTCCAGGGCAAGGAGATCTCCATCAAAG AGATCAGTCAGGAGACGGCAGTGAACCCAGTGGATATCGTGAGCACACTACAGTCGCTCCAAATGCTCAAATACTGGAAGGGAAAGCACCTGGTTTTAAAGAGACAG gACCTTATTGACGACTGGAAGGCCAAGGAGACCAAACGGGGTAACGGAAAGACCATTGATCCCACAGCCTTAAAATGGACACCGCCTAAAGGGACGTAG
- the LOC118288182 gene encoding histone acetyltransferase KAT7 isoform X4: MPRRKRTAGSSSDGTEDSDFSADLEHAEVSESAHRRSSTRLTRASLRLSRSSQDNCSSVRSSSPAAVAPDEALDSAAAAAAVTAVAASVFSSGRRVTRSQQVATNTTAKRYPLRQSRSSGSDTEANDLKQSEDRDETPPRTPTGNAPSSESDIEVSSPSNDLVSSSNDIVVSQEEDERLAKELSLKEAAAHDLSHRPKRRRFHESYNFNMKCPTPGCNSLGHLTGRHERHFSISGCPLYHNLSADECKGKASTRDKQTEERTLSHRQDENRHSTRNQAPTERQLRYKEKVTELRRKRNSGLNKEQKDKYMEHRQSHGTSREPLLENITSDYDLELFRKAQARASDDLDKLRLAGQVSEGSNMIKTIVFGRYELDTWYHSPYPEEYARLGRLYMCEFCLKYMKSQTILRRHMAKCVWKHPPGDEIYRKGNISVFEVDGKKNKIYCQNLCLLAKLFLDHKTLYYDVEPFLFYVMTEADNTGCHLVGYFSKEKNSFLNYNVSCILTMPQYMRQGYGKMLIDFSYLLSKVEEKVGSPERPLSDLGLISYRSYWKEVLLRYLNNFQGKEISIKEISQETAVNPVDIVSTLQSLQMLKYWKGKHLVLKRQDLIDDWKAKETKRGNGKTIDPTALKWTPPKGT; this comes from the exons ATGCCCCGGAGAAAG AGGACCGCAGGCAGCAGCTCGGACGGGACTGAGGACTCGGATTTTTCCGCCGACCTCGAACACGCCGAGGTTTCCGAGAGCGCGCACAGGCGCAGCAGCACGCGCCTGACCCGCGCGTCGCTGCGCCTCAGTCGGAGCTCTCAAG atAACTGCAGCTCAGTGCGGAGCAGTTCTCCTGCAGCTGTGGCTCCGGACGAAGCCCtggattcagcagcagcagcagcagcagtgacagcagtGGCAGCGTCGGTCTTCTCCTCCGGGCGCAGGGTCACACGCAGCCAACAGGTGGCGACAAACACCACAGCCAAAAGATACCCCCTGCGCCAGAGCAGGTCGTCTGGCTCAGACACAGAAGCTAATG ACCTAAAGCAGAGTGAGGACCGCGATGAGACCCCTCCCCGCACCCCAACAGGCAACGCCCCATCCTCGGAGTCCGACATCGAGGTTTCCAGCCCAAGCAACGACCTTGTATCTTCCAGCAACGATATTGTAGTttcacaggaggaggacgagagatTGGCCAAAGAGCTGTCGCTCAAAGAGGCCGCCGCTCACGACCTTTCCCACCGGCCAAAGCGACGGCGCTTCCATGAGAGCTACAACTTCAACATGAAATGTCCCACACCTGGCTGCAACTCCCTGG gtCATCTAACAGGGAGGCATGAGAGACATTTCTCCATATCAGGATGTCCTCTTTACCACAACCTGTCTGCTGATGAAtgcaag GGCAAGGCATCGACTCGTGACAAACAGACTGAGGAGAGGACACTGTCACACCGTCAGGACGAGAACAGACATTCCACAAGAAACCAG GCTCCAACAGAGCGTCAGCTACGCTACAAGGAGAAAGTGacggagctgaggaggaagaggaactcTGGACTGAATAAGGAGCAGAAGGATAAGTACATG GAGCACCGTCAAAGCCACGGGACGAGCCGGGAGCCGCTGCTGGAGAACATCACCAGTGACTACGACCTCGAGCTGTTCAGGAAAGCGCAGGCACGTGCCTCGGACGACCTT GACAAGCTCCGTCTGGCCGGTCAGGTGTCGGAGGGCAGCAACATGATTAAGACCATCGTGTTCGGTCGCTATGAGCTGGACACCTGGTACCACTCTCCCTATCCGGAGGAGTACGCTCGCCTGGGGAGGCTGTACATGTGCGAGTTCTGCCTTAAGTATATGAAGAGCCAGACCATTCTGCGCAGGCACATG GCTAAGTGTGTGTGGAAGCATCCCCCAGGCGATGAGATCTACAGGAAGGGGAACATCTCTGTCTTTGAGGTGGATGGAAAGAAGAACAAG ATTTACTGCCAGAACTTGTGTTTGCTGGCCAAACTCTTCCTGGACCACAAGACTCTGTATTACGATGTTGAACCTTTCCTCTTCTATGTCATGACTGAAGCTGACAACACGGGGTGCCACCTTGTCGGATACTTCTCTAAG gagaagaaCTCTTTCCTGAACTACAACGTGTCCTGCATCCTCACTATGCCACAGTACATGAGGCAGGGTTACGGCAAGATGCTCATAGACTTCA GTTACCTGTTGTcaaaggtggaggagaaggtgggcTCACCCGAGCGCCCTCTGTCTGACCTGGGTCTTATCAGCTACCGCAGCTACTGGAAGGAGGTGCTGCTGCGCTACCTGAACAACTTCCAGGGCAAGGAGATCTCCATCAAAG AGATCAGTCAGGAGACGGCAGTGAACCCAGTGGATATCGTGAGCACACTACAGTCGCTCCAAATGCTCAAATACTGGAAGGGAAAGCACCTGGTTTTAAAGAGACAG gACCTTATTGACGACTGGAAGGCCAAGGAGACCAAACGGGGTAACGGAAAGACCATTGATCCCACAGCCTTAAAATGGACACCGCCTAAAGGGACGTAG
- the LOC118288182 gene encoding histone acetyltransferase KAT7 isoform X3 has protein sequence MGSLLNYPLRTAGSSSDGTEDSDFSADLEHAEVSESAHRRSSTRLTRASLRLSRSSQDNCSSVRSSSPAAVAPDEALDSAAAAAAVTAVAASVFSSGRRVTRSQQVATNTTAKRYPLRQSRSSGSDTEANDLKQSEDRDETPPRTPTGNAPSSESDIEVSSPSNDLVSSSNDIVVSQEEDERLAKELSLKEAAAHDLSHRPKRRRFHESYNFNMKCPTPGCNSLGHLTGRHERHFSISGCPLYHNLSADECKGKASTRDKQTEERTLSHRQDENRHSTRNQAPTERQLRYKEKVTELRRKRNSGLNKEQKDKYMEHRQSHGTSREPLLENITSDYDLELFRKAQARASDDLDKLRLAGQVSEGSNMIKTIVFGRYELDTWYHSPYPEEYARLGRLYMCEFCLKYMKSQTILRRHMAKCVWKHPPGDEIYRKGNISVFEVDGKKNKIYCQNLCLLAKLFLDHKTLYYDVEPFLFYVMTEADNTGCHLVGYFSKEKNSFLNYNVSCILTMPQYMRQGYGKMLIDFSYLLSKVEEKVGSPERPLSDLGLISYRSYWKEVLLRYLNNFQGKEISIKEISQETAVNPVDIVSTLQSLQMLKYWKGKHLVLKRQDLIDDWKAKETKRGNGKTIDPTALKWTPPKGT, from the exons ATGGGATCTCTGTTGAATTATCCGCTG AGGACCGCAGGCAGCAGCTCGGACGGGACTGAGGACTCGGATTTTTCCGCCGACCTCGAACACGCCGAGGTTTCCGAGAGCGCGCACAGGCGCAGCAGCACGCGCCTGACCCGCGCGTCGCTGCGCCTCAGTCGGAGCTCTCAAG atAACTGCAGCTCAGTGCGGAGCAGTTCTCCTGCAGCTGTGGCTCCGGACGAAGCCCtggattcagcagcagcagcagcagcagtgacagcagtGGCAGCGTCGGTCTTCTCCTCCGGGCGCAGGGTCACACGCAGCCAACAGGTGGCGACAAACACCACAGCCAAAAGATACCCCCTGCGCCAGAGCAGGTCGTCTGGCTCAGACACAGAAGCTAATG ACCTAAAGCAGAGTGAGGACCGCGATGAGACCCCTCCCCGCACCCCAACAGGCAACGCCCCATCCTCGGAGTCCGACATCGAGGTTTCCAGCCCAAGCAACGACCTTGTATCTTCCAGCAACGATATTGTAGTttcacaggaggaggacgagagatTGGCCAAAGAGCTGTCGCTCAAAGAGGCCGCCGCTCACGACCTTTCCCACCGGCCAAAGCGACGGCGCTTCCATGAGAGCTACAACTTCAACATGAAATGTCCCACACCTGGCTGCAACTCCCTGG gtCATCTAACAGGGAGGCATGAGAGACATTTCTCCATATCAGGATGTCCTCTTTACCACAACCTGTCTGCTGATGAAtgcaag GGCAAGGCATCGACTCGTGACAAACAGACTGAGGAGAGGACACTGTCACACCGTCAGGACGAGAACAGACATTCCACAAGAAACCAG GCTCCAACAGAGCGTCAGCTACGCTACAAGGAGAAAGTGacggagctgaggaggaagaggaactcTGGACTGAATAAGGAGCAGAAGGATAAGTACATG GAGCACCGTCAAAGCCACGGGACGAGCCGGGAGCCGCTGCTGGAGAACATCACCAGTGACTACGACCTCGAGCTGTTCAGGAAAGCGCAGGCACGTGCCTCGGACGACCTT GACAAGCTCCGTCTGGCCGGTCAGGTGTCGGAGGGCAGCAACATGATTAAGACCATCGTGTTCGGTCGCTATGAGCTGGACACCTGGTACCACTCTCCCTATCCGGAGGAGTACGCTCGCCTGGGGAGGCTGTACATGTGCGAGTTCTGCCTTAAGTATATGAAGAGCCAGACCATTCTGCGCAGGCACATG GCTAAGTGTGTGTGGAAGCATCCCCCAGGCGATGAGATCTACAGGAAGGGGAACATCTCTGTCTTTGAGGTGGATGGAAAGAAGAACAAG ATTTACTGCCAGAACTTGTGTTTGCTGGCCAAACTCTTCCTGGACCACAAGACTCTGTATTACGATGTTGAACCTTTCCTCTTCTATGTCATGACTGAAGCTGACAACACGGGGTGCCACCTTGTCGGATACTTCTCTAAG gagaagaaCTCTTTCCTGAACTACAACGTGTCCTGCATCCTCACTATGCCACAGTACATGAGGCAGGGTTACGGCAAGATGCTCATAGACTTCA GTTACCTGTTGTcaaaggtggaggagaaggtgggcTCACCCGAGCGCCCTCTGTCTGACCTGGGTCTTATCAGCTACCGCAGCTACTGGAAGGAGGTGCTGCTGCGCTACCTGAACAACTTCCAGGGCAAGGAGATCTCCATCAAAG AGATCAGTCAGGAGACGGCAGTGAACCCAGTGGATATCGTGAGCACACTACAGTCGCTCCAAATGCTCAAATACTGGAAGGGAAAGCACCTGGTTTTAAAGAGACAG gACCTTATTGACGACTGGAAGGCCAAGGAGACCAAACGGGGTAACGGAAAGACCATTGATCCCACAGCCTTAAAATGGACACCGCCTAAAGGGACGTAG
- the LOC118288182 gene encoding histone acetyltransferase KAT7 isoform X1, with protein MGSLLNYPLRTAGSSSDGTEDSDFSADLEHAEVSESAHRRSSTRLTRASLRLSRSSQDNCSSVRSSSPAAVAPDEALDSAAAAAAVTAVAASVFSSGRRVTRSQQVATNTTAKRYPLRQSRSSGSDTEANDLKQSEDRDETPPRTPTGNAPSSESDIEVSSPSNDLVSSSNDIVVSQEEDERLAKELSLKEAAAHDLSHRPKRRRFHESYNFNMKCPTPGCNSLGHLTGRHERHFSISGCPLYHNLSADECKGKASTRDKQTEERTLSHRQDENRHSTRNQAPTERQLRYKEKVTELRRKRNSGLNKEQKDKYMEHRQSHGTSREPLLENITSDYDLELFRKAQARASDDLSTNPPLQPKEESEIFLDKLRLAGQVSEGSNMIKTIVFGRYELDTWYHSPYPEEYARLGRLYMCEFCLKYMKSQTILRRHMAKCVWKHPPGDEIYRKGNISVFEVDGKKNKIYCQNLCLLAKLFLDHKTLYYDVEPFLFYVMTEADNTGCHLVGYFSKEKNSFLNYNVSCILTMPQYMRQGYGKMLIDFSYLLSKVEEKVGSPERPLSDLGLISYRSYWKEVLLRYLNNFQGKEISIKEISQETAVNPVDIVSTLQSLQMLKYWKGKHLVLKRQDLIDDWKAKETKRGNGKTIDPTALKWTPPKGT; from the exons ATGGGATCTCTGTTGAATTATCCGCTG AGGACCGCAGGCAGCAGCTCGGACGGGACTGAGGACTCGGATTTTTCCGCCGACCTCGAACACGCCGAGGTTTCCGAGAGCGCGCACAGGCGCAGCAGCACGCGCCTGACCCGCGCGTCGCTGCGCCTCAGTCGGAGCTCTCAAG atAACTGCAGCTCAGTGCGGAGCAGTTCTCCTGCAGCTGTGGCTCCGGACGAAGCCCtggattcagcagcagcagcagcagcagtgacagcagtGGCAGCGTCGGTCTTCTCCTCCGGGCGCAGGGTCACACGCAGCCAACAGGTGGCGACAAACACCACAGCCAAAAGATACCCCCTGCGCCAGAGCAGGTCGTCTGGCTCAGACACAGAAGCTAATG ACCTAAAGCAGAGTGAGGACCGCGATGAGACCCCTCCCCGCACCCCAACAGGCAACGCCCCATCCTCGGAGTCCGACATCGAGGTTTCCAGCCCAAGCAACGACCTTGTATCTTCCAGCAACGATATTGTAGTttcacaggaggaggacgagagatTGGCCAAAGAGCTGTCGCTCAAAGAGGCCGCCGCTCACGACCTTTCCCACCGGCCAAAGCGACGGCGCTTCCATGAGAGCTACAACTTCAACATGAAATGTCCCACACCTGGCTGCAACTCCCTGG gtCATCTAACAGGGAGGCATGAGAGACATTTCTCCATATCAGGATGTCCTCTTTACCACAACCTGTCTGCTGATGAAtgcaag GGCAAGGCATCGACTCGTGACAAACAGACTGAGGAGAGGACACTGTCACACCGTCAGGACGAGAACAGACATTCCACAAGAAACCAG GCTCCAACAGAGCGTCAGCTACGCTACAAGGAGAAAGTGacggagctgaggaggaagaggaactcTGGACTGAATAAGGAGCAGAAGGATAAGTACATG GAGCACCGTCAAAGCCACGGGACGAGCCGGGAGCCGCTGCTGGAGAACATCACCAGTGACTACGACCTCGAGCTGTTCAGGAAAGCGCAGGCACGTGCCTCGGACGACCTT TCCACAAACCCTCCTCTGCAGCCAAAGGAGGAGTCTGAGATATTTTTG GACAAGCTCCGTCTGGCCGGTCAGGTGTCGGAGGGCAGCAACATGATTAAGACCATCGTGTTCGGTCGCTATGAGCTGGACACCTGGTACCACTCTCCCTATCCGGAGGAGTACGCTCGCCTGGGGAGGCTGTACATGTGCGAGTTCTGCCTTAAGTATATGAAGAGCCAGACCATTCTGCGCAGGCACATG GCTAAGTGTGTGTGGAAGCATCCCCCAGGCGATGAGATCTACAGGAAGGGGAACATCTCTGTCTTTGAGGTGGATGGAAAGAAGAACAAG ATTTACTGCCAGAACTTGTGTTTGCTGGCCAAACTCTTCCTGGACCACAAGACTCTGTATTACGATGTTGAACCTTTCCTCTTCTATGTCATGACTGAAGCTGACAACACGGGGTGCCACCTTGTCGGATACTTCTCTAAG gagaagaaCTCTTTCCTGAACTACAACGTGTCCTGCATCCTCACTATGCCACAGTACATGAGGCAGGGTTACGGCAAGATGCTCATAGACTTCA GTTACCTGTTGTcaaaggtggaggagaaggtgggcTCACCCGAGCGCCCTCTGTCTGACCTGGGTCTTATCAGCTACCGCAGCTACTGGAAGGAGGTGCTGCTGCGCTACCTGAACAACTTCCAGGGCAAGGAGATCTCCATCAAAG AGATCAGTCAGGAGACGGCAGTGAACCCAGTGGATATCGTGAGCACACTACAGTCGCTCCAAATGCTCAAATACTGGAAGGGAAAGCACCTGGTTTTAAAGAGACAG gACCTTATTGACGACTGGAAGGCCAAGGAGACCAAACGGGGTAACGGAAAGACCATTGATCCCACAGCCTTAAAATGGACACCGCCTAAAGGGACGTAG
- the LOC118288182 gene encoding histone acetyltransferase KAT7 isoform X5, which yields MGSLLNYPLRTAGSSSDGTEDSDFSADLEHAEVSESAHRRSSTRLTRASLRLSRSSQDNCSSVRSSSPAAVAPDEALDSAAAAAAVTAVAASVFSSGRRVTRSQQVATNTTAKRYPLRQSRSSGSDTEANDLKQSEDRDETPPRTPTGNAPSSESDIEVSSPSNDLVSSSNDIVVSQEEDERLAKELSLKEAAAHDLSHRPKRRRFHESYNFNMKCPTPGCNSLGHLTGRHERHFSISGCPLYHNLSADECKGKASTRDKQTEERTLSHRQDENRHSTRNQAPTERQLRYKEKVTELRRKRNSGLNKEQKDKYMEHRQSHGTSREPLLENITSDYDLELFRKAQDKLRLAGQVSEGSNMIKTIVFGRYELDTWYHSPYPEEYARLGRLYMCEFCLKYMKSQTILRRHMAKCVWKHPPGDEIYRKGNISVFEVDGKKNKIYCQNLCLLAKLFLDHKTLYYDVEPFLFYVMTEADNTGCHLVGYFSKEKNSFLNYNVSCILTMPQYMRQGYGKMLIDFSYLLSKVEEKVGSPERPLSDLGLISYRSYWKEVLLRYLNNFQGKEISIKEISQETAVNPVDIVSTLQSLQMLKYWKGKHLVLKRQDLIDDWKAKETKRGNGKTIDPTALKWTPPKGT from the exons ATGGGATCTCTGTTGAATTATCCGCTG AGGACCGCAGGCAGCAGCTCGGACGGGACTGAGGACTCGGATTTTTCCGCCGACCTCGAACACGCCGAGGTTTCCGAGAGCGCGCACAGGCGCAGCAGCACGCGCCTGACCCGCGCGTCGCTGCGCCTCAGTCGGAGCTCTCAAG atAACTGCAGCTCAGTGCGGAGCAGTTCTCCTGCAGCTGTGGCTCCGGACGAAGCCCtggattcagcagcagcagcagcagcagtgacagcagtGGCAGCGTCGGTCTTCTCCTCCGGGCGCAGGGTCACACGCAGCCAACAGGTGGCGACAAACACCACAGCCAAAAGATACCCCCTGCGCCAGAGCAGGTCGTCTGGCTCAGACACAGAAGCTAATG ACCTAAAGCAGAGTGAGGACCGCGATGAGACCCCTCCCCGCACCCCAACAGGCAACGCCCCATCCTCGGAGTCCGACATCGAGGTTTCCAGCCCAAGCAACGACCTTGTATCTTCCAGCAACGATATTGTAGTttcacaggaggaggacgagagatTGGCCAAAGAGCTGTCGCTCAAAGAGGCCGCCGCTCACGACCTTTCCCACCGGCCAAAGCGACGGCGCTTCCATGAGAGCTACAACTTCAACATGAAATGTCCCACACCTGGCTGCAACTCCCTGG gtCATCTAACAGGGAGGCATGAGAGACATTTCTCCATATCAGGATGTCCTCTTTACCACAACCTGTCTGCTGATGAAtgcaag GGCAAGGCATCGACTCGTGACAAACAGACTGAGGAGAGGACACTGTCACACCGTCAGGACGAGAACAGACATTCCACAAGAAACCAG GCTCCAACAGAGCGTCAGCTACGCTACAAGGAGAAAGTGacggagctgaggaggaagaggaactcTGGACTGAATAAGGAGCAGAAGGATAAGTACATG GAGCACCGTCAAAGCCACGGGACGAGCCGGGAGCCGCTGCTGGAGAACATCACCAGTGACTACGACCTCGAGCTGTTCAGGAAAGCGCAG GACAAGCTCCGTCTGGCCGGTCAGGTGTCGGAGGGCAGCAACATGATTAAGACCATCGTGTTCGGTCGCTATGAGCTGGACACCTGGTACCACTCTCCCTATCCGGAGGAGTACGCTCGCCTGGGGAGGCTGTACATGTGCGAGTTCTGCCTTAAGTATATGAAGAGCCAGACCATTCTGCGCAGGCACATG GCTAAGTGTGTGTGGAAGCATCCCCCAGGCGATGAGATCTACAGGAAGGGGAACATCTCTGTCTTTGAGGTGGATGGAAAGAAGAACAAG ATTTACTGCCAGAACTTGTGTTTGCTGGCCAAACTCTTCCTGGACCACAAGACTCTGTATTACGATGTTGAACCTTTCCTCTTCTATGTCATGACTGAAGCTGACAACACGGGGTGCCACCTTGTCGGATACTTCTCTAAG gagaagaaCTCTTTCCTGAACTACAACGTGTCCTGCATCCTCACTATGCCACAGTACATGAGGCAGGGTTACGGCAAGATGCTCATAGACTTCA GTTACCTGTTGTcaaaggtggaggagaaggtgggcTCACCCGAGCGCCCTCTGTCTGACCTGGGTCTTATCAGCTACCGCAGCTACTGGAAGGAGGTGCTGCTGCGCTACCTGAACAACTTCCAGGGCAAGGAGATCTCCATCAAAG AGATCAGTCAGGAGACGGCAGTGAACCCAGTGGATATCGTGAGCACACTACAGTCGCTCCAAATGCTCAAATACTGGAAGGGAAAGCACCTGGTTTTAAAGAGACAG gACCTTATTGACGACTGGAAGGCCAAGGAGACCAAACGGGGTAACGGAAAGACCATTGATCCCACAGCCTTAAAATGGACACCGCCTAAAGGGACGTAG